From Halorubrum salinarum, the proteins below share one genomic window:
- the hisA gene encoding 1-(5-phosphoribosyl)-5-[(5-phosphoribosylamino)methylideneamino]imidazole-4-carboxamide isomerase: protein MSDFPEFEVIPAVDVQDGEVVQLVGGERGTGKRYGDPVDAAERWIEAGAETLHLVDLDGAFEGERVNATAIEAVVESVPDDVGLQLGGGIRTAEGARDLLDLGLDRVILGTAAVETPEIVAEIDETHAGSVVVSLDAKDGEVVVSGWTEGTGLDPAEAAARYEELGAGAILFTNVDVEGQLEGIDREAVESVVDAVDIPVIASGGVATVEDVVDLKEAGAAAVVVGTALYEGEFTLREAQDATDEI, encoded by the coding sequence ATGAGTGACTTCCCGGAGTTCGAGGTGATCCCCGCCGTCGACGTCCAGGACGGCGAGGTCGTCCAGCTGGTCGGCGGCGAGCGCGGGACGGGCAAGCGCTACGGCGATCCGGTCGACGCGGCCGAACGCTGGATCGAGGCGGGCGCCGAGACGCTCCACCTCGTCGACCTCGACGGCGCCTTCGAGGGCGAGCGCGTCAACGCGACCGCGATCGAGGCGGTCGTCGAGAGCGTCCCGGACGACGTGGGCCTCCAACTCGGCGGCGGCATCCGGACCGCGGAGGGCGCGCGCGACCTCCTCGACCTGGGACTCGACCGCGTCATCCTCGGCACCGCGGCGGTCGAGACCCCGGAGATCGTCGCCGAGATCGACGAGACCCACGCGGGGAGCGTCGTCGTCAGCCTCGACGCGAAGGACGGCGAGGTCGTGGTGTCGGGGTGGACCGAGGGGACCGGGTTAGACCCCGCGGAGGCCGCGGCGCGCTACGAGGAACTGGGCGCCGGCGCAATCTTGTTCACCAACGTCGACGTGGAGGGCCAACTGGAGGGGATCGACCGGGAGGCGGTCGAAAGCGTCGTCGACGCCGTCGATATCCCGGTGATCGCGTCCGGCGGCGTGGCGACGGTCGAGGACGTTGTTGATTTGAAAGAGGCCGGCGCCGCTGCGGTCGTCGTCGGCACCGCGTTATACGAGGGCGAATTCACGCTGCGAGAGGCGCAGGACGCGACCGACGAGATTTAA
- the hisB gene encoding imidazoleglycerol-phosphate dehydratase HisB: protein MSEHDRTAAVTRETSETTIELTLAIDGDGDSEVSTGIGFYDHMLASFAKHGLFDLTVRCDGDTEIDDHHTVEDVAICLGEAFDEALGDKRGIRRYADRRVPLDEAVASVVVDVAGRPYYEFDGEFSQESVGEFTSVMADHFALSLAHNAGLTLHATVEKGDNAHHEVEALFKALARALDDATRLDERRSDTPSTKGEL, encoded by the coding sequence ATGAGCGAGCACGACCGGACCGCGGCCGTCACCCGCGAGACTTCGGAGACGACGATCGAACTCACCCTCGCGATCGACGGCGACGGCGACAGCGAGGTCTCGACGGGGATCGGCTTCTACGACCACATGCTGGCGTCGTTCGCCAAGCACGGCCTCTTCGACCTCACGGTCCGCTGTGACGGCGACACCGAGATCGACGACCACCACACCGTCGAGGACGTGGCGATCTGCCTCGGCGAGGCCTTCGACGAGGCGCTCGGCGATAAGCGGGGCATTCGGCGCTACGCCGACCGCCGCGTCCCGCTCGACGAGGCGGTCGCGAGCGTCGTCGTCGACGTAGCCGGGCGCCCGTACTACGAGTTCGACGGCGAGTTCTCCCAGGAGTCGGTCGGGGAGTTCACGAGCGTCATGGCCGACCACTTCGCGCTCTCCCTCGCGCACAACGCCGGGCTCACGCTCCACGCGACCGTCGAGAAGGGTGACAACGCCCACCACGAGGTCGAGGCGCTGTTCAAGGCGCTGGCGCGCGCGCTCGACGACGCGACCCGCCTCGACGAGCGCCGCAGCGACACGCCGAGCACGAAGGGCGAACTGTAG
- a CDS encoding YkgJ family cysteine cluster protein — MELDCEGCAGCCVDWRPLDPAAAGSDRTGPRPPLDDVYALAPLTRDEVARFVDDGLGDALAPRLFEPAERDETVTVDGTDLAAVDGRPVFVVGLRKPPKPVAPIGTDEPRWLGACAFLDPTTLQCRIHDTDRYPRTCSTYPGHNLELGAETECERVAAASGGERLLDDEPPADLPAPAFGPQALGATVFAYPDPADLDGVVARLRDGEATADDRARFVGAAVGSRPGSLSVTRDRMSDAREAAREADSWVGAAIRAWTERAGDDGERVGLGRDARDRLVREVEDDAGAPGTPGWDAER, encoded by the coding sequence ATGGAACTCGACTGCGAGGGGTGCGCCGGCTGCTGCGTCGACTGGCGCCCGCTCGACCCGGCCGCGGCGGGCTCCGACCGCACCGGCCCGCGCCCCCCGCTCGACGACGTGTACGCCCTCGCGCCGCTCACCCGCGACGAGGTCGCGCGGTTCGTCGACGACGGCCTCGGCGACGCCCTGGCCCCCCGACTCTTCGAGCCGGCCGAGCGGGACGAGACCGTCACCGTCGACGGGACCGACCTCGCCGCGGTCGACGGGCGTCCGGTCTTCGTCGTCGGCCTCCGAAAGCCCCCGAAGCCGGTCGCGCCGATCGGCACGGACGAGCCGCGCTGGCTCGGCGCCTGCGCCTTCCTCGACCCGACGACGCTCCAGTGCCGGATCCACGACACCGACCGCTACCCGCGCACCTGCTCGACGTACCCGGGTCACAACCTCGAACTCGGCGCCGAGACGGAGTGCGAGCGCGTCGCGGCCGCCAGCGGCGGCGAGCGCCTCCTCGACGACGAGCCGCCCGCTGACCTCCCGGCGCCCGCGTTCGGCCCGCAGGCGCTCGGCGCGACCGTGTTCGCGTACCCCGACCCCGCGGATCTCGACGGCGTCGTCGCCCGACTCCGCGACGGGGAGGCGACCGCCGACGACCGCGCGCGCTTCGTCGGCGCCGCCGTCGGCTCTCGCCCGGGATCGCTGTCGGTGACCCGCGACCGCATGAGCGACGCGCGCGAGGCGGCTCGCGAGGCCGACTCGTGGGTCGGCGCGGCGATCCGCGCGTGGACCGAGCGCGCCGGCGACGACGGCGAGCGCGTCGGCCTCGGCCGCGACGCCCGCGACCGGCTCGTCCGCGAGGTCGAGGACGACGCGGGCGCGCCCGGAACCCCGGGATGGGACGCCGAGCGGTAG
- a CDS encoding L-aspartate oxidase has protein sequence MAELTSTDEPVEYAREDVSVLVVGAGAAGARTAIELAERGVEDVLVLGKRGHGDAHTTWARGGINGALGTHDPEDSPAIHAADTLNEGHFVNDPAKVETVTEQMPERLRELDEWGMAYSRTDGGEIDQRFFGAQSFRRTAFAGDHTGESLLDTLVERAQELSVPYRENVMITKLVSDGDAVHGAVGFDMDTGEFLLFNAGIVVLAAGGHAAIYDRHTSRDDENNGDGAALAYDAGASLMDMEFMQFHPTGMAVDETDPEWAPWSGRLVTEAVRGEGGRLFNAEGERFMERYSPDQMELDARDVVARAIAREIAEGRGTENGGVYLDISHRDADFVRERLPRMYERFDDLGVDMAEEPVEVAPTSHYGMGGVAVDDDGETDVDGLFAIGETMAGVHGANRLGGNSLAETVAYGVVAGERIADRADGPGEVPTDLRETLVDPHLADLRAMADSDGENDVDAVLADLRELMWDHAGILRDESSLREGLDRLADVRDRAADLRVGPVTSESFELAVDLGFMIVAAEAVLRGALEREESRGAHYRTDFPDRDPDWRRNLYFDAPDVGGMALRSEPVDEPSEAVQAALDEGHELDYHQLE, from the coding sequence ATGGCCGAACTGACATCGACTGACGAGCCGGTCGAGTACGCGCGCGAGGACGTGTCCGTCCTCGTCGTCGGCGCCGGCGCGGCCGGCGCGCGCACCGCCATCGAGCTGGCCGAACGCGGGGTCGAGGACGTGCTCGTGCTCGGCAAGCGCGGACACGGCGACGCGCACACCACCTGGGCGCGGGGCGGGATCAACGGCGCCCTCGGCACCCACGACCCCGAGGACTCGCCGGCGATCCACGCCGCCGACACGCTCAACGAGGGCCACTTCGTCAACGACCCGGCGAAGGTGGAGACGGTAACCGAACAGATGCCAGAGCGCCTCCGCGAGCTCGACGAGTGGGGGATGGCGTACTCCCGCACGGACGGCGGCGAGATCGACCAGCGCTTCTTCGGCGCGCAGTCGTTCCGCCGGACCGCCTTCGCGGGCGACCACACCGGCGAGTCGCTGTTGGACACGCTCGTCGAACGCGCACAGGAGCTGTCGGTGCCGTACCGCGAGAACGTGATGATAACGAAGCTCGTCTCCGACGGCGACGCGGTCCACGGCGCCGTCGGCTTCGACATGGACACGGGCGAGTTCCTCCTGTTTAACGCCGGTATCGTCGTCCTCGCGGCCGGCGGCCACGCGGCGATATACGACCGCCACACGTCGCGCGACGACGAGAACAACGGCGACGGCGCGGCGCTGGCGTACGACGCCGGCGCGTCGCTCATGGACATGGAGTTCATGCAGTTCCATCCCACCGGGATGGCGGTCGACGAGACCGACCCGGAGTGGGCGCCGTGGAGCGGTCGGCTCGTCACCGAAGCCGTCCGCGGCGAGGGGGGCCGCCTGTTCAACGCCGAGGGCGAACGCTTCATGGAGCGCTACTCGCCGGACCAGATGGAACTCGACGCCCGCGACGTGGTCGCCAGGGCGATCGCGCGGGAGATCGCCGAGGGGCGCGGCACGGAGAACGGCGGCGTCTACCTCGACATCTCCCACCGCGACGCCGACTTCGTCCGCGAGCGCCTCCCACGGATGTACGAGCGGTTCGACGACCTCGGGGTCGACATGGCGGAGGAACCGGTCGAGGTGGCGCCGACCTCCCACTACGGGATGGGCGGCGTCGCGGTCGACGACGACGGCGAGACCGACGTGGACGGGCTGTTCGCCATCGGCGAGACGATGGCGGGGGTCCACGGCGCCAACCGCCTCGGCGGGAACTCGCTGGCCGAGACCGTCGCGTACGGCGTGGTCGCGGGCGAGCGGATCGCCGACCGCGCCGACGGACCGGGCGAGGTCCCGACCGACCTGCGCGAGACGCTCGTCGATCCGCACCTCGCCGACCTGCGGGCGATGGCCGACAGCGACGGCGAGAACGATGTTGACGCGGTGCTCGCCGACCTCCGCGAGCTGATGTGGGACCACGCCGGGATCCTCCGCGACGAGTCGTCGCTCCGCGAGGGACTCGACCGCCTCGCCGACGTCCGCGACCGCGCGGCCGACCTCCGCGTCGGCCCGGTGACGAGCGAGTCGTTCGAGCTCGCGGTCGACCTCGGATTCATGATCGTCGCCGCCGAGGCGGTGCTCCGCGGCGCGCTCGAACGCGAGGAGTCCCGCGGCGCTCACTACCGGACCGACTTCCCCGACCGCGACCCCGACTGGCGGCGTAACCTCTACTTCGACGCCCCCGACGTCGGCGGCATGGCGCTCAGGAGCGAGCCGGTCGACGAGCCGAGCGAGGCGGTCCAGGCCGCGCTCGACGAGGGGCACGAGCTGGACTACCACCAGTTGGAGTAG
- a CDS encoding DUF7861 family protein, whose translation MNHDRVHAREPSHHVDRWSVGVVESVGERDGHCVVTVRPVGEAESEGEADGDDGPVELVITFAVRDLFVSRLPTAEGESPVGERVWYRKRGG comes from the coding sequence GTGAACCACGACCGCGTCCACGCGAGGGAGCCGTCGCACCACGTCGACCGGTGGTCCGTCGGCGTCGTCGAGTCGGTCGGGGAGCGCGACGGCCACTGCGTCGTGACGGTGCGACCGGTCGGGGAAGCCGAATCGGAGGGCGAGGCGGACGGCGACGACGGGCCGGTCGAGCTGGTGATCACGTTCGCCGTCAGGGACCTGTTCGTGAGCCGGCTACCGACCGCGGAGGGGGAGTCGCCGGTCGGCGAGCGCGTCTGGTACCGGAAGCGGGGCGGGTGA
- a CDS encoding GNAT family N-acetyltransferase, whose translation MDEIAIRDPRPDDAEALEALITSHFSEGSSYGVDLGLDDPTYHVLVAVEAGAEDAGEAGPGGGREGDESGRILGVMALRELAAPDAVADEMYFFDDPDLLPDAGLYGHLEMGYVRDDATGRGIGSRLLERLHAVGADRGVDCFLADSWYHGGDDSPEKLFDAHGYETVHRDPIERSADKCPKCEGECVCEGALAVRRVAGDEVDPGAGRS comes from the coding sequence ATGGACGAGATCGCGATCCGGGACCCGCGGCCGGACGACGCCGAGGCGCTGGAGGCGCTCATCACCTCGCACTTCAGCGAGGGCAGTTCCTACGGCGTCGACCTCGGGCTCGACGACCCGACGTACCACGTGCTGGTCGCGGTCGAGGCCGGCGCGGAAGACGCGGGAGAGGCAGGTCCCGGAGGAGGCCGCGAGGGCGACGAGAGCGGCCGGATCCTCGGGGTGATGGCGCTCCGGGAGCTCGCCGCCCCCGACGCCGTCGCCGACGAGATGTACTTCTTCGACGACCCCGACCTGCTCCCCGACGCCGGGCTGTACGGACACCTGGAGATGGGGTACGTCCGCGACGACGCGACCGGACGCGGGATCGGGAGCCGGCTGCTCGAACGCCTCCACGCGGTCGGCGCGGACCGCGGCGTCGACTGCTTCCTCGCGGACTCGTGGTACCACGGCGGCGACGACTCCCCGGAGAAGCTGTTCGACGCGCACGGCTACGAGACGGTCCACCGCGACCCGATCGAGCGGTCGGCCGACAAGTGTCCGAAGTGCGAGGGCGAGTGCGTCTGCGAGGGAGCGCTCGCGGTGCGACGGGTCGCGGGCGACGAGGTCGACCCGGGAGCGGGCCGGTCGTGA
- a CDS encoding Brp/Blh family beta-carotene 15,15'-dioxygenase — protein sequence MTEAASTGAAESRTAAARDPGAGAADAPEAADAASERVDRWFARRPALALAALLPVGAVTPLFPVEVGVAAFALGTLAVGMAHGAVDHLVPLRADPDVSLRRSIAVVSVVYGVLGGAVVAAFFAAPVAAFVGFIALTWLHWGQGDVATLAIAGVDHLPSSAERWLALVVRGGLPMGVPLLAHPEEYRLVAEWIVGLFLVDAGAAAAAVDPLFAPAVRAGVGVGMAAATLASVGLGYRRVKNGRDAGGWRRDVGELAVLWAWFLLAAPVFAIGVYFALWHALRHVGRLVLVDPEAASAASAGDAVGALARFGRDAAPLTLGGFLVVGAVGVSVPAGVAAPGDLLAVSLVAIAAMTLPHVAVVAWLDRRQGVWRPDAGR from the coding sequence ATGACTGAGGCGGCGTCGACGGGCGCGGCCGAGTCCCGCACCGCGGCGGCGCGCGATCCCGGAGCGGGCGCGGCGGACGCGCCGGAGGCGGCCGACGCCGCGAGCGAACGGGTCGACCGCTGGTTCGCGCGCCGCCCGGCGCTGGCGCTGGCCGCGCTGCTCCCGGTCGGCGCCGTGACCCCCCTGTTTCCGGTCGAAGTCGGCGTCGCGGCGTTCGCGCTCGGCACCCTCGCCGTCGGGATGGCGCACGGCGCGGTCGACCACCTCGTCCCGCTCCGGGCCGATCCGGACGTGTCGCTCCGGCGGTCGATCGCGGTCGTCTCGGTCGTCTACGGGGTCCTCGGCGGCGCGGTCGTCGCCGCGTTCTTCGCGGCGCCCGTCGCCGCGTTCGTCGGGTTCATCGCGCTCACGTGGCTCCACTGGGGGCAGGGCGACGTGGCGACGCTCGCGATAGCCGGCGTCGACCACCTCCCCTCGTCGGCGGAGCGGTGGCTGGCGCTCGTCGTCCGCGGGGGCCTCCCGATGGGCGTCCCCCTCCTCGCGCACCCGGAGGAGTACCGGCTGGTGGCCGAGTGGATCGTCGGGCTGTTCCTCGTCGACGCCGGCGCGGCGGCGGCCGCGGTCGACCCGCTGTTCGCGCCCGCGGTCCGGGCCGGCGTCGGGGTCGGGATGGCGGCCGCGACGCTGGCGTCGGTCGGGCTCGGCTACCGTCGCGTGAAGAACGGCCGCGACGCGGGCGGGTGGCGCCGGGACGTGGGCGAGCTCGCCGTCCTGTGGGCGTGGTTCCTGCTCGCGGCGCCGGTGTTCGCGATCGGGGTGTACTTCGCGCTGTGGCACGCGCTCCGGCACGTCGGGCGGCTGGTCCTCGTCGACCCCGAGGCGGCGAGCGCGGCGTCGGCCGGCGACGCGGTCGGCGCGCTCGCCCGCTTCGGTCGCGACGCCGCGCCGCTCACGCTCGGCGGCTTCCTCGTCGTGGGCGCGGTCGGGGTCTCGGTGCCCGCCGGCGTGGCGGCGCCGGGCGACCTGCTGGCCGTGTCGCTGGTCGCCATCGCGGCCATGACGCTGCCGCACGTCGCCGTCGTCGCGTGGCTCGACCGGCGACAGGGCGTCTGGCGGCCGGACGCCGGCCGGTGA
- a CDS encoding lycopene cyclase domain-containing protein: MLPTLTYLQFHLVFSLPVVAALWYLAPRYDAVRRRRATAGIAILVAIAYLYTTPWISYMIRQGAWGYADGAVLVRALSIPLGEYLFFTIQTVVTAFALHLIGFDPTFREGDFDREPRIAGVAVGLAMVPIGLGLVLLDPSFLYLGGLIAWVGPVLALQWGVGGGYLVRTPRMWLAATLIPAAYFWIADRIAIGMGTWYLSPELTTGVAVLGLPIEEMLFFASAGVMTVNGLVLFEWVLDWNDRRGRAVAEPSPSGDGERDVPGPEPPADPDPDVVDD; encoded by the coding sequence ATGCTGCCGACGCTAACGTATCTCCAGTTCCACCTCGTCTTCAGTCTCCCCGTGGTCGCGGCGCTGTGGTACCTCGCGCCGCGCTACGACGCGGTCCGGCGGCGTCGCGCGACGGCCGGCATCGCGATCCTCGTCGCCATCGCGTACCTCTACACGACCCCGTGGATCAGCTACATGATCCGGCAGGGCGCGTGGGGGTACGCCGACGGCGCGGTGCTCGTCCGCGCGCTGTCGATCCCGCTCGGCGAGTACCTCTTCTTCACCATCCAGACCGTCGTCACCGCGTTCGCGCTCCACCTGATCGGGTTCGACCCGACGTTCCGCGAGGGCGACTTCGACCGCGAGCCGCGGATCGCCGGCGTCGCGGTCGGCCTCGCGATGGTGCCGATCGGGCTCGGACTCGTCCTCCTCGACCCCTCGTTCCTCTACCTCGGCGGGCTGATCGCGTGGGTCGGTCCCGTCCTCGCGCTCCAGTGGGGGGTCGGCGGCGGGTACCTCGTGCGGACGCCCAGGATGTGGCTGGCGGCCACGCTGATCCCGGCCGCGTACTTCTGGATCGCCGACCGGATCGCGATCGGAATGGGCACGTGGTACCTCTCGCCCGAGCTAACGACGGGCGTCGCCGTTCTCGGGCTCCCGATCGAGGAGATGCTCTTCTTCGCCTCGGCCGGCGTGATGACCGTCAACGGACTCGTCCTCTTCGAGTGGGTGCTCGACTGGAACGACCGGCGGGGCCGGGCGGTCGCGGAGCCGTCCCCGTCGGGCGACGGCGAGCGCGACGTTCCCGGCCCGGAACCGCCCGCCGACCCGGACCCCGACGTGGTCGATGACTGA
- the serB gene encoding phosphoserine phosphatase SerB, translating to MSLIAFDFDGTLSDSEMTVLLAERAGVTDEVAEITERAMNDKIGYAESLYRRAALLEGLSAADAEDAFDAVRIRPGAARLIERLRDEGHHVAVLTGGFERGVEAALDREGVAVDTIVANRLPTDADGALTGEAEGPLIEGTKDDALADLAAEVGVPMTETVAVGDGANDLPMLEAAGLAVGFVPKSAVRPVCDSVVASMYRLGKVLEAHGVLADAE from the coding sequence ATGAGCCTCATCGCGTTCGACTTCGACGGGACGCTCTCCGACTCCGAGATGACGGTCCTGCTCGCCGAGCGGGCGGGCGTCACCGACGAGGTCGCCGAGATCACCGAGCGGGCGATGAACGACAAGATCGGCTACGCCGAGAGTCTCTACCGGCGCGCGGCGCTGCTGGAGGGCCTGTCGGCGGCCGACGCCGAGGACGCCTTCGACGCGGTCCGGATCCGTCCCGGCGCCGCGCGCCTCATCGAGCGCTTACGCGACGAGGGCCACCACGTCGCCGTGCTCACGGGCGGGTTCGAGCGCGGCGTCGAGGCGGCGCTCGACCGCGAGGGCGTCGCCGTCGACACGATCGTCGCCAACCGGCTGCCGACCGACGCGGACGGCGCGCTCACCGGCGAGGCCGAGGGGCCGCTGATCGAGGGGACGAAGGACGACGCGCTCGCCGACCTCGCCGCGGAGGTGGGCGTCCCGATGACCGAGACGGTGGCGGTCGGCGACGGCGCGAACGACCTGCCGATGCTTGAGGCCGCGGGGCTCGCGGTCGGCTTCGTCCCGAAGTCCGCGGTGCGCCCCGTCTGCGACTCGGTCGTCGCCTCCATGTACCGGCTCGGGAAGGTGCTGGAGGCGCACGGCGTCCTCGCGGACGCCGAGTGA
- the larE gene encoding ATP-dependent sacrificial sulfur transferase LarE, with amino-acid sequence MSQNARPVGDGSLDPETAAKAASARDALGERDGVLVAFSGGVDSAVVAALARDALGGDAVACTARSETLPAAELDDARRVAGEIGIDHETVTFSELDDPNFVANDGDRCYHCRTMRLGKMYETARERGIDTVCDGTNADDPGEGHRPGLRAVEELDVFSPLLDAGIAKEEVRAIADAYDLSVADKPSMACLSSRIPTGLEVTEERLTRVEKAERVLREWGFEGFRVRDHDGLARVEIAPDELERALDPAFADAVHEHLTDLGFEYVTLDMAGYRTGSVSPGGEGETAGDGDGADDGDSASGTDETGGAADGSESATTGVDLGRQYPR; translated from the coding sequence ATGAGTCAGAACGCGCGGCCCGTCGGCGACGGGTCGCTCGACCCCGAGACGGCGGCGAAGGCGGCGAGCGCCCGCGACGCGCTCGGCGAGCGCGACGGGGTGCTCGTCGCGTTCTCGGGCGGCGTCGACTCGGCGGTCGTCGCGGCGCTGGCCCGGGACGCGCTCGGCGGGGACGCCGTGGCGTGTACCGCCCGCAGCGAGACGCTCCCCGCGGCGGAGCTCGACGACGCGCGGCGGGTCGCCGGGGAAATCGGGATCGACCACGAGACGGTCACCTTCTCCGAGCTCGACGACCCGAACTTCGTCGCGAACGACGGCGACCGGTGTTACCACTGCCGGACGATGCGGCTCGGGAAGATGTACGAGACGGCGAGAGAGCGGGGGATCGACACGGTCTGTGACGGGACGAACGCGGACGACCCGGGCGAGGGGCACCGACCCGGACTCCGCGCGGTCGAGGAGCTCGACGTGTTCTCCCCCCTCCTGGACGCCGGGATCGCGAAGGAGGAGGTCCGCGCGATCGCCGACGCCTACGACCTCTCCGTGGCCGACAAGCCGTCGATGGCGTGTCTCTCCTCGCGGATCCCGACCGGGCTGGAGGTGACCGAGGAGCGGCTGACCCGCGTCGAGAAGGCCGAGCGCGTGCTCCGCGAGTGGGGCTTCGAGGGGTTCCGCGTCCGCGACCACGACGGGCTCGCCCGCGTCGAGATCGCGCCCGACGAGCTGGAGCGCGCGCTCGATCCCGCCTTCGCCGACGCCGTCCACGAGCACCTGACCGACCTCGGCTTCGAGTACGTCACCCTCGACATGGCCGGCTACCGGACCGGCAGCGTGAGCCCGGGCGGCGAGGGCGAGACCGCGGGCGACGGGGACGGCGCGGACGACGGGGACAGCGCGAGCGGTACGGATGAGACGGGCGGCGCGGCGGACGGAAGCGAGTCGGCGACGACCGGCGTCGACCTCGGACGGCAGTACCCGCGCTGA
- a CDS encoding MutS-related protein: MDLEAIPGVGAKTAAALRELDDPAATVESGDVAAIARAPGVNEARAARIARGAIRRRHGDDGRVLATDRARELYREAIDLLRERTVTDYAAKRLETFYPSASASRIDEAQSFAAAATERDPDPAVREALADCAPLADPPTVRVRDRCLASADAETLARAEAEVPELSVETVEDARDVSELGRSYASVIVLDESFAGLDVEGDVSVRPDALETPAETVPERLLAFFAENRERLEAAAAVHEAAAAAGDPVSGGDPPVDLDRLRDALSRLDDDGTIAGDAELDRLTAAVDDLDAAVSTAASVADDRLREAIRERDVTIEGTDFLSLVEQGARVDSLLDRELADEYDAAVDAAREHLADALRLEPEEAELAERVFGGDPSFPVDHDESAVSRLRTELSAARDRRAAKLKADLASDLGDLREPVEELVRDALELDVELAVARFADDFDCVMPAVVGPEAADADAGFRIEGGRSPLLDVDFADVEPVDYAVSGATLLSGVNSGGKTSTLDLVALVVVLAQMGMPVPAESATVERFEEIHYYAKSQGTLDAGAFEATLRDFGDLVDGADGRLVLVDELESITEPGASAKIIAGILEALDDQDATAVFVSHLAREIRDAADFAVAVDGIEAAGLVDGELRVNRSPKKGHLARSTPELIVEKLADDRGGEFYGDLLEKF; encoded by the coding sequence ATGGATCTGGAGGCGATCCCCGGCGTCGGCGCCAAGACGGCCGCGGCCTTACGCGAGCTCGACGACCCGGCCGCGACCGTCGAGTCCGGCGACGTGGCCGCCATCGCCCGCGCGCCGGGCGTCAACGAGGCCCGCGCGGCCCGCATCGCGCGCGGGGCGATCCGCCGCCGCCACGGCGACGACGGGCGGGTGCTGGCCACCGACCGGGCCCGCGAGCTGTACCGGGAGGCGATCGACCTGCTGCGCGAGCGGACCGTCACCGACTACGCCGCGAAGCGACTGGAGACGTTCTACCCGAGCGCGTCCGCCTCGCGCATCGACGAGGCGCAGTCGTTCGCGGCCGCCGCGACGGAGCGCGACCCCGACCCCGCGGTCCGCGAGGCGCTCGCCGACTGCGCGCCGCTCGCCGACCCGCCGACCGTCCGCGTCCGCGACCGCTGCCTCGCGAGCGCCGACGCCGAGACGCTCGCGCGGGCCGAGGCCGAGGTGCCCGAGCTCTCCGTCGAGACCGTCGAGGACGCCCGCGACGTCTCCGAGCTCGGCCGGTCGTACGCCTCGGTGATCGTCTTAGACGAGTCGTTCGCCGGCCTCGACGTGGAGGGCGACGTGAGCGTGCGCCCGGACGCGCTGGAGACCCCCGCGGAGACGGTCCCGGAGCGCCTGCTCGCCTTCTTCGCGGAGAACCGCGAGCGGCTGGAGGCGGCCGCGGCGGTCCACGAGGCCGCCGCGGCGGCCGGCGACCCCGTCTCGGGCGGCGACCCCCCCGTCGACCTCGACCGCCTGCGCGACGCGCTCTCGCGGCTCGACGACGACGGCACGATCGCCGGCGACGCGGAGCTGGACCGGCTGACGGCCGCCGTCGACGACCTCGACGCCGCGGTGTCGACGGCGGCCTCGGTCGCCGACGACCGCCTGCGCGAGGCGATCCGCGAGCGCGACGTCACCATCGAGGGGACCGACTTCCTCTCCCTCGTCGAGCAGGGCGCACGCGTCGACTCGCTGCTGGACCGCGAGCTGGCCGACGAGTACGACGCCGCGGTCGACGCCGCCCGCGAGCACCTCGCCGACGCGCTCCGCTTAGAGCCCGAGGAGGCGGAGCTGGCGGAGCGCGTCTTCGGCGGCGACCCCTCCTTCCCGGTCGACCACGACGAGAGCGCGGTCTCGCGGCTCCGCACGGAGCTGTCGGCGGCCCGCGACCGCCGGGCGGCGAAGCTGAAGGCCGACCTCGCGAGCGACCTCGGCGACCTCCGGGAGCCGGTCGAGGAGCTCGTGCGCGACGCCTTAGAGCTCGACGTGGAGCTGGCGGTCGCGCGGTTCGCCGACGACTTCGACTGCGTCATGCCGGCGGTCGTCGGGCCGGAGGCGGCCGACGCGGACGCCGGTTTCCGAATCGAGGGCGGCCGCTCCCCGCTGCTCGACGTGGACTTCGCAGACGTCGAGCCCGTCGACTACGCCGTCTCGGGCGCGACGCTGCTCTCCGGGGTCAACTCCGGCGGCAAGACCTCGACGCTCGACCTGGTCGCGCTGGTCGTCGTCCTCGCGCAGATGGGCATGCCCGTGCCCGCCGAGTCGGCCACCGTCGAGCGGTTCGAGGAGATCCACTACTACGCGAAGTCGCAGGGGACCCTCGACGCGGGCGCGTTCGAGGCGACGCTCCGGGACTTCGGCGACCTCGTCGACGGCGCCGATGGGCGACTCGTCCTCGTCGACGAGCTGGAGTCGATCACGGAGCCGGGCGCCTCCGCGAAGATCATCGCGGGTATCCTGGAGGCGCTCGACGACCAGGACGCCACCGCGGTCTTCGTCTCCCACCTGGCCCGCGAGATCCGCGACGCCGCCGACTTCGCGGTCGCGGTCGACGGCATCGAGGCCGCTGGGCTCGTCGATGGCGAGCTGCGCGTGAACCGCTCGCCGAAGAAGGGCCACCTCGCGCGGTCGACGCCGGAGCTCATCGTCGAGAAGCTCGCGGACGACCGCGGCGGCGAGTTCTACGGCGACCTGTTGGAGAAGTTCTGA